Part of the Salvelinus sp. IW2-2015 linkage group LG7, ASM291031v2, whole genome shotgun sequence genome, ATTGTGTTTATGAGCATTTTTTACATCTCTAAATGGATAAACTTGTGAGAAATGTGATTATTGAACAAATCTGTGAGTTTGTGTAATTTATTATCATGCTAAATTAAGATATTTAATTATTTTGCCAtatgaaaataacaaataaaatataggTTTATATCTAATTCATGTATATTACGCTACTTTCCATGATGTGGACAGTATATAAACTGTGTGTTACTACTACATTACACAAATTGACCACATCGAATGGGGGTAGGGTTACACATGctttttacctcagattggtgatgttAGTATAAAAGTTTATCGTCAACACGATGACAAAATATCAATTgcttaaaacagatcaatatATTTGGTGTTGTAATGTTGATTTTGTCATACAATCTGGGGGTAGCATAATTTAGAAcgctaataacattttatttctcAAATGGCGCAGATAATTCGGGCGGTCTATATAAAAGTCGATGACTACACAACAATTGACGGAATTGAAAGTCAAACGATTACATAAATAGCAGCCAACCGTTGTCAATGTTGATACCTTATGGCGGGTCGTGATTCGTTGTAAATTAACTAAACAGAAAAAGTGTTGTATTCMCTTTTTCATGATGGCAGCCTCCCGAAATCAACATCCGCCATTTCAAAATATAGATAGAAGCCTTATACAAATTCTCATCTAACCAACCATGTACAGGTTATTCCAAGTTAACGTGTGGCCTTTGAATAGCGTTAGTTTAAACAGCGCTACACCCCAAACGTTTaccccctgttctattgatttcagtATGATATCGATGGAAGTGATTAACAGAAAGGTATTGTTACACTTACCTCGTTGGTGACctacttgaatcaaaatgcaacgcTTCAAATTGTAGCTAGCGGtcttctacaaattgtcctcCAACCAGTGATATACACATTATTCCGTGTGATTTTTGAGTGTGTGAGATTTAACAGCACGTGCAACCTAATCTTCCCCCCTCTCGGGYAATTAATTTCAACATAACAGATTGGAGTGATTGACAAAACAGTGTTgtgtttctctttttgttttggtgACCCCCATATCCAAATGCAACATTCCAAAATGCAGCTGACTGTTGTGAAGGGTGTCCTCTAACCAGTAAAGTAAAATTATCCTCATTCCATGTGGTTTTTGAGTTGTGGTAGTTTGAACAGCGCATATTCCCCCATCGATTAATGATGTATTACCACTTGACAAAACTGGGTTTTGGTGAAGAGTGGTTTATAGGGTGCTCGTTTAAaataatacaagtaatatgattaCTATTGTTGCACATGTAAGTATAGATAGTAAATTgtatgtttaggttttcaatatatcacgaactgtttctgcatattggttattgatttggacactttAAAACTGTTGGACATTGGGCTATTTATTAATGTCTTGTCAACAGGAAGCAGCGGCTGCATCATTTTCAACTAAagttatataaatataaattgaACTTAACATTTAATTTAATGGTATTGTACTGCTAAATGAGTCCAAAAACttgcagtgatttatttattttgatgattTACCAAGAATCCCCAAAACGGGTTTTTCGTCCCTACATTACTAATCGGACGGTAGTGTCCAACAACGTAAGCTAACAgtagttagctagatagcttgctTGCTTGGCAAGTGGGCTGATGTTGAAAACACACTCAGCGTTGCATGCCCCAATGATCAGATTAAACATTCAAATGAAAGTAATTTGTTGAATAAATAAACGTTGTACTCACATTTCATGAAGTTGATCTTTGTTATTCTAGCGAGAAAGCGTTCTCCCAGGGAAATCTTCTTCAAATGAGTGTGGCAGATCACAACTAACAGATAGGTGCATATAGCGCCACCttctgtactggagtgtgaggccttCCTTATTAATCGAGGCTATTAGaacttcttcttttttctttctttttttttcacctttatttaaccaggtaggctagttgagaacaagttctcatttgcaactgaacctggccaagataaagcatagcagttgaACAGacaacaccgagttacacatggagtaaacaataaacaagtcaataacatggtagaaaaaaaaagagaatctatatacaatgtgtgcaaacggcatgaggtaggcaataaatcgataattacaatttagcagattaacactggagtgataaatcatcagatgatcatgtgcaagaagagatactggtgtgcaaaagagcaagaaagtAAATaataagcagtatggggggtgaggtaagtaaattggtgggtagtttacagatggactatgtacagctgcagcgatcggttagctgctcggatagcagatttttaagttgttgagggagataaaagtctccaacttcagagatttttgcaattcgttccagtcgcaggcagcagagaactggaaggaaaggcgtccaaatgaggttttggctttagggatgatcagtgagatacacctgctggagcgcgtgctgcgggtgggtgtagccatcgtgaccagtgaactgagataagcggcactttactctgcatagccttgtagatgacctggagccagtgggtctgacgacgaacatgtagcgcagggccagccgactagggcatacaggtcgcagtggtgggtcgtataaggtgctttagtaacaaaacgaatggcactgtgataaactgcatccagtttgctgagtagagtattggaagctattttgtagatgacatcgccgaagtcgaggatcggtaggatagtcagttttactagggtaagttggcggcgtgagtgaaggaggctttgttgcggaatagaaagccgatttttgatttgattttggattggagatgtttgatatgagtctggaagggagtttgcagtctagccagacacctaggtacttatagatgtgtccacatattctaggtcagaaccgtccaggtggtgatgctagtcgggcgtgcgggtgcaggcagcgaacggttgaaaagcatgcatttggttttactagcgtttaagagcagttggaggccacggaaggagtgttgtatggcattgagctcgtttgaggttagatagcacagtgtccaaggaagggcggaagtatatagaatggtgtcgtctgcgtagaggtgggatcagggaatcgcccgcagcaagagcaacatcattgaggTATACAGAGAagaagtcggcccgagaattgaaccctgtggtacccccatagagactgccagaggaccggacaacatccctccgatttgacacactgaactctgtctgcaaaaagtagttggtgaaaccaAGGcaaaggcagtcattagaaaaaccgaggctactgagtctgccgataagaatatggtgattgacagagtcgaaagccttggccaggtcgatgaagacggctgcacagtaatgtcttttaggctgaggccaatagagagtgataggaataaAATGtgtttcagtaaggttggctccTTAGCGTTCATAGCCATGgatatcaactgtactgcagaaatggaaatggaaatcacagaaaatagatgttgtggtggcagctgcagagaagtacttgggtgtatgagattttactgcagaggagttacaaggtgtgttgaGCGATAGTATGGGATCAGATAGGataggttttaatgggtgtagggttagatggtagggcAATTTTCCCCTTCCCTTTTGTGTCACAAAGTGGAATGAATTCACGCTCAAAAACAGTAGGCGGAAACACAGGGCTAGATACAACAAATAGATTWATAGGGCCTCACACACTCCAGTGTAGTAGATGGCAGTGTATGCGCCTTTCAGTTGGTTGCGATCAGCCAGTACACattttaaaaagaagaagaagaacgctGACGTTGACTTATTCTTCAAAATGGCGAAGTGGACCTCAGACATGCAAATGAATTGGTGCAGTTCTACGTTATTGTTAAAACAACGCACTGTAAGCATGGCTCAGACAAAATCCAGATTGTTGGggaacaattttattttattcttgatGATATCGTCCATGATGCACATGGCATTGGCTGACGGAAAGACACTCGTTTTGTTGGACAACCTCAACATCAGAGACACCCATTCAATCTTCTTCCGCAGTCTGGCAGGTGGAAGAAATACGTGTTCTTTTCTCAGccattggttagctagctagctagctacaattatACGTTTCTTTTTATCCATAACGAAgatttgttttcattaatttgttTTCCGTTCAGTTAGTAAGCTAACGTTATCTTAGTTAGCGCTCAGAACTCCACCAACGTTAGTTTGTTAGCTAatcctagctagctaggttgccaACGCAACGTTGCATAGGATAGGAATAGGTGTCACTACTGGGGCATGTGGCATTgatttgggtaaaaaaaaaatagtaactAGTTAGCTATCATTGTCGATGTTAAAGGCAAAGAAAGGTCGTATCTGTCCACTTTCACAACTACGTGTCCGGGGCACCTGAGAATGTTAGCTTTTGCACTGTGattgtactactgtactacatTTTACTACATTTTTCAGACCCTACTGCGCATGTACTGTTACATGATGTTTATCCCAAAATGATACATAAGTGTGTGTTTTTATGCACTAGAAATGCTGTGTTAACCCATCCTGTGCATCAAAATGGTTTAAAACAATGTAACTTAGAKGACTTATTTCCAAATCAATTTCCACCAGGCTGATGTAGTTTTATGTCCTTTGCAGATCGTGGCTTTGACCTTTCATTCAAGACTGCAGATGATCCTTCTCTTTCCCTGATCAAATATGGCCAATTTCTCTATGACCAYCTCATCATCTTCTCCCCATCCGTGGAAGGTTAGTTACCTAACATTGCAGTTCTAATTTTTGACATTTATCTTGCATCAATCATTTTTGTTACAACAAACAAAGTACTAAATATTTAATGCAACTTTTATCCTTTTAAGACTTTGGTGGCAACATCAATGTTGAGACAATCACTTCCTTCATCGATGGTGGAGGCAATGTCCTGGTTGCTGCAAGCTCTGATATTAGTAAGTGAAAAATAGATTATTCTTACTTGTGTAAAAACCACAGATGTTGTTTCTACAACATTTATKTGCTGACCAAAATAACCAAAATGTTGCAAAGTAAATGTACACAGGTTTTcatcatttcatccaaactgcttgcACACATCAACAAACTTGGTTCCATTTTAGACGATTGAcccgctgcaagtcctgcctctccatctactcattggtttttaggagcatactAACCCACGTGGTTGATTGAAAGATWAACAAGATCCACCcaccagtccagttggtggtggtaatgcaccttaaagttggttgccaaccgccatatagaATCCACAGAAGAATAAGAATGGAGGAAAGATTAATGAAATAAAACTAACTTAAAAACTAACTAGGGTTCCCCttttctgtggattaattgtcagagtagagaacacatTCTTTTGTGACTCAAAATTCAACAAAGAAAAAAAGGACCATGTGCAtttcaagtaaaataacaatCCAATGTTTATCACCccggacaaattagctagcaacagcaagcttgYTAAatatccatgaatgtttcatgtgtgtttcgacctgtccccaaatgaatatagttcaTTCAGTTGTTTTGGTATTTAAACCTGCATGTCATGAGCACTtctggtggggatagacaaaaCATGTGCGCACTGAGTCGGTTTGGTCAGAATGTTACACAGTAACTAATGCCATTGTCCTGTAATCTCCTTTGCCCTAGGTGACCCTCTGAGAGAGATAGGCAGTGAATGTGGGATTGAGTTTGATGAGGAGAAGACTGCTGTCATTGATCATCACCATTACGATGTGTCAGACCCTGGTGAGGTAAACAGAAGAAAGAACATTCTAATGTAAACCTTTTAGCATTAGGTTTTGCAATTGCTTACAGGGGCATGTGTCAATGCACTTCTGTCTAATAATGTAGAATTCCCAAGTTAAGTCTCAAGAAAAGGTGTGAAATGGGTATTGAGTGACCATTAAAATTGCAGAGCACTTGAGGTAGGTGAATCATAAGATGTAAACTTTCTTCCTCTTCCCCCCCTATTCCTTCCCCTAGCATACCCTGATTGTTGCTGATCCAGACAATCTTCTGAAGGCTCCCACTATTGTCGGGAACCCCAGTGACAAACCCATCCTCTTCAAGGGTGTTGGGTGAGTCTACCAttacagttgagaacaagtattGTCAGTTCTAAACAAGGGAGTTACTACACTGGTATTACGTTGTTATACCCCTATGGACAAATTTTTCTATGGTAAAGGATTGTTGTCATCCACTCCCCTTCTCCCAGCATGGTGGCAGACCCAGATAACCCCCTGGTCCTGGACATTCTGACTGGCTCTTCCACCTCCTACTCCTACTTCCCTGACCGACCCATCTCTCAGGTAATACCAGCACTGTTTCCTTCCTTATCAAACATTCTCCTTAGAAATTTGACTAACTTATGTGTGTAAGATGTTTATAACTGAAACTTTATATTTTGGTTGACACTACGCTCTCCTTTCTGGACAGTACCCCCATGCTGTTGGAAAGAACACTCTTTTGATCGCTGGGCTCCAGGCCAGGAACAACGCCCGAGTGGTATTCAGTGGCTCACTGCACTTTTTCAGCGACGCCTTCTTCAACGCTGCTGTTCAGAAGGCTACACCTGGCTCCCAGAGGTAACCCTCTTTCATAATGCTTTTCATCATCTGCTCTGTAGTTGCCTGCCCTACTTTTATGATTTTCATTGTCCAATAATAACCTTTTATATTTTAAGAAACGGAATAACTGTTTTAATTCCAGTCTTGGATCTCTTGTAGGTACGCTCAGACTGGGAACATGGAATTGGCTGAGGCTCTGTCCCGTTGGGTGTTCAAGGAAGCCGGTGTACTCCGGGTGGGAGYCGTTACACATCATCCTGTGGGGGAGAGCACCCCTCCTGCAGCTTACACCATCACAGACCTTGTGGTGAGTCACTATTTAATCCATCAACATCTCGTGGTAAGACATTTTTGCTGTCCATTATGACAGTATTTAGCTATTTTTCTTATTTAACGAAACATTAAAATGTGAAAATATGCCGATTGAGCTAATGGGAATGAAAAAAGGCATGaagatatttgtttttttactccaTGAACTGTGGCCATTATGTTGTTTCTGTCCTTTTCCTCTGACACAGGAGTACAGCGTTGTAATTGAGATGCTGTCCGAGGGCAGCTGGATTCCCTTTGATGGGGAAGACATCCAGTTGGAGTTTGTGAGAATTGACCCCTTCGTCAGGACCTACCTCAAGAAAAATGGTATGAACATTTCAGAGATTactcttttttttctcatgattaTTTACATTGGGGAAATTGATTGAACAGTTTTCCATGTCAATCAAATAATTATATTTACCTGAATAGGAGATAAATACAGCGTCCAGTTCAAGTTGCCTGACGTGTATGGAGTGTTCCAGTTCAAGGTGGACTACAACAGGCTAGGCTACACACACCTGTACTCCTCTACTCAGGTGAGGGAACTGTttcatgttttcatttgttttgaaATGGAAGGCTCTTGAGTATATCAAGGGCTACACTAGCTAATTAATTGTACGTGTCACACTATAAGCAAACAAAGTATAGTACTCAATTGCTAATGTATACATGTCCTCTCCCATAGGTGTCGGTGCGTCCTCTGCAGCACACCCAGTATGAGCGCTTCATCCCCTCAGCGTTCCCTTACTACGCCAGTGTCTTCTCCATGATGGGAGGACTCTTTGTCTTCAGCATAGTCTTCCTTCACATGAAAGAAAAGGAAAAGTCAGACTAGGGAGATGAAACGTTTAGAGAAAAGCTTATTAAATTAGGAGGGAGGGGTGATAGATTAAGAATTTGCCTTATTGGGGTGAAGGTTCTTGGTTGCTTAAATCATCTGGCAGAGCCTGCAAGAAGAGTTGGTGAGAATTGAACATGTTGCTTCTCTATTGGTTGTGGGGGAATTTAATGAGGGCTTTGCAGGCAAACTAATTCACCTGTGTCTGAGATTTTTTGTAATTCTGAAAAAATACACTTGTGTAAAATAATCACTCAAATGATCTGTGCACATCTCTGAATTCAGTCAGCAATTGGATATGGTTGCTTCACGATCTCAATAGCAGATGGAACACTTGTTTGGAAAAATCCCATGAATGTATGTTTTTCCCACCCACTTGTATGAGGATAAAAACATCTTGATGCGGTACATGCACtgaatatttttgttttgtctgaTCAAATAGTCTTGCCAATAGAAACACTAACATGTTTGCAACAAACGTTACACAAATCCTTAAACTACAATAAAATGTTGACATTCCACTCTGTTGAAGTCTTATTAGTATCCTTAATGTAACTTAGTAACCTGCAGCTGGAtcaattgtgtgtgtatatataaatcaatgAGCTGAATAGGGTAGAGAACATGtagttagtttaaaaaaaaaaagaagaagaagaaactacagcAAAAAAAATCAGTTACCCACATTTGTTGGAGGTGATGTTAGTGGGTCACGAGCTCGTTGACAGGCATTTGGTGACGTATCAGTCAATTCTATAACTTCAAATGGCTAGCTGCTAAACTTAACcatagacagtacagtatgaagatgggCAGAAACTGCTTCCCAAATGGAAATACCCGATCACGCTTCTAGGCCATGTCATGGAGACGTTGGCTAGTtaagctcatgcgcagaaacactTCTTCGGCTCTAATGATGGTYTCGCGCCGGAATGCGCATGTGCAGGACGTCAAGttaaaggcactccttcgatataaagtaaTTTTTGACAAAGAGGAAAACGTGTCaatttcacgaggttggagtaataacatgttcaattaCTTAAGACATGGGCTCGAATTTAGGTTGTGTATTGACATTTCTAGAAAATTAACTATAGAATACCTTTTCACTTCTATAATTTAATTGTTAAATCCGAAACCCTGGTCTGTTCTGCTTGCTCTGTTTCGCAAAAGCGTTCCCGGAAGCCTCGCGATGTTGCACCTCTGGCTTTAGAAACTGGGTTAGCATCGTCTTGAATGTGTCATGGTTTCTACATTTTACATCATAAAGTTGAACTACAACATAAGTTTGAACAAGTTGAGTGCTAACTACAAAAAGTAAAAGCTACCGGCTACGACAGCAGGAGATTTATTCCCTACTAGCGCTGACGCCAACTAACGTGCTGGCCAATTCGGTTGACTAACGACGTTAGCCATTCGAAACATAGTAGGAGGACTAGCATGAGGGAGGACGACGTTGCCAGTCAACGTTAGTAGCTATGGCCATGTTGTCTTATGCTAGTTGTTACATTACCTAGCCAGCTGCTTGGTTGATGTTATGTTGTTCGCTTCGCTAGCCAATTATCAGTGTTGAAAATATATGGCTGGCTAGCTTTGAGAACATCGACAGCAGACCACATTGAGACCTCTGGAAATCAGCTGACAGCTGCAGGCAGCCAAGAAGACCAGTCAGTGATGGATCAACTCAAAGTCAAGGACCGAATATTGGAAAACATTTCTTCGTCTGTCAAGAAGGTAAGACTGATATCAAGTCTATACACAtacagttagctagttagctcaaAGTCATGTTAGTAAGATTAGTTAGCTAATTTATTTGAAGACGGTAAACACCAGTATTATCCTGCTTGCCATGATAAGTGGGCCTGACTCATAGTAGAAAACAGTTGCTGACTATCTGAGGTCTTTGAAGATTGTTTAACTAACGTTAAACACATGGATTACGTTTGTAATGTCATGGGTGTTTTGTCTAGCTAGCTGACACTGTGTTGTATTGGCTAATGCTgtcatgtaaacaaacactatttaTTGCTTCTAAAATTCGGAGTCACGGCCAATTCAATTTGAAGgccaaaataactttttttgcttATTTTCCAAACACATTTCAATATGCTTGCGTAAGATAGGTATAGTTATGCATACTGTGACCACATTCAATTTGACTTCTGGGTTACTTAATCAATTAGGCTAAACCCTGGTTGAATGTTTGTTGACGTTCATCCATTGCATACAGTGTTAACGTTCAGTCCCATCCTTCCCAACTATTTGCACTGTGCCAGACTGACAGTCAGTGCTTAATAGACCTTGCCTGGTATGATTTTCAAATCCTCTCCAGTTTACATTccgtttgttcctgttcccagTCACATGATCGTCATCAGGTGACTGGAATTTAAGATCCCACATTCCTTTATATTCAGTCAGTCCTGTTAAACTAGTCTTTTCAGAGGTTACGAACAAAAGTCTGATTAATGCTTTTTAGTCAGTCATAGTAATACCATTTAGTGCGTCAGATGTACAGTAGCAATTATCCAATTTCAGGCTCCATGCTTGCAGATATCTGTCACTGAGGGACTCCTGTCAACATCTCATGAAGAAGATATCCCTATATTTCTAGTTTGGCTGTGGGCCTAGTACTCTTGTCAGCTCCACATGTTTTGTGCTCTGACTGCAGTTGCAGAGTTACTTTGCTGCCTGTGAGGATGAAACTCCAGCCATCCGGAATCACGACCGGGTCCTACAGCGACTGTGCGAGCACCTTGACCATGCTCTACTCTATGGGTAAGAAGACTGAGAGCCAAATCTGCTCAGTACTTTAATACATCCTAACTCAGTTAAACTCTCATGGTCTGTGCATTGCAGGCTGCAGGATATCTCCTCAGGTTACTGGGTACTGGTTCTACACTTCACCCGCAGGGAAGCGGTCCGGCAGGTAGACGAGCTCCAGCACATAGCAACCAACCTTGGGCGAAGTAAGAACACCATTTTTACTGCTTTCTTACGCACACAACCACATTCATGGTCAGTCTTGTGGGCAACTTGAGAAACAAACGTTTCACAGCAGTTAACCCTAAAACACGCAGACATGCCATTTCTGTCAATCAATTCATACACCTACATTTACTGTGATAAAATTAATGACATTTGTTAGCCAGTGGTTTGCCAATTGTAAGTTCCTCTTATGCCACATGACAGAAATGTAGCATAAGATAATGTTGTTATTTGAGGTCAGGATTACAGTAGTTACCATTGGTGTTTGCACATATGTTTCTCCTTTTACAGAGGTTTCTTTGC contains:
- the LOC111966536 gene encoding dolichyl-diphosphooligosaccharide--protein glycosyltransferase 48 kDa subunit; the protein is MAKWTSDMQMNWCSSTLLLKQRTVSMAQTKSRLLGNNFILFLMISSMMHMALADGKTLVLLDNLNIRDTHSIFFRSLADRGFDLSFKTADDPSLSLIKYGQFLYDHLIIFSPSVEDFGGNINVETITSFIDGGGNVLVAASSDISDPLREIGSECGIEFDEEKTAVIDHHHYDVSDPGEHTLIVADPDNLLKAPTIVGNPSDKPILFKGVGMVADPDNPLVLDILTGSSTSYSYFPDRPISQYPHAVGKNTLLIAGLQARNNARVVFSGSLHFFSDAFFNAAVQKATPGSQRYAQTGNMELAEALSRWVFKEAGVLRVGXVTHHPVGESTPPAAYTITDLVEYSVVIEMLSEGSWIPFDGEDIQLEFVRIDPFVRTYLKKNGDKYSVQFKLPDVYGVFQFKVDYNRLGYTHLYSSTQVSVRPLQHTQYERFIPSAFPYYASVFSMMGGLFVFSIVFLHMKEKEKSD